From the genome of Streptococcus marmotae, one region includes:
- a CDS encoding ISL3 family transposase, producing the protein MEQLNLITNFLKIKDKNITITNECDMGTHLELHGHLDYTAPKCPSCKGQMAKYDFQKASKIPYLETAGYPLLIRLRKRRFKCKDCGKIAVAETPIVKKNHQISVAVNQKIAQLLIEKQAMTHIAHRLSISTSTVIRKLNEFKFETDWDKLPEVMSWDEYAFKKGKMSFIAQDFDTNNIIAILDGRTQATIRNHFLRYPRKVRNRVKIITMDMFSPYYQLAKQLFPHAKIVLDRFHVVQHLSRAMNRVRTQIMNAFDRKSHEYKTLKRYWKLVQQDSRKLSDKRFYRPTFRMHLTNKEILDKLLSYSDELRQHYELYQLLLFHFQEKNSDHFFDLIEQEIATVNPIFQTVFKTFLKDKDKVLNALKLPYSNAKLEATNNLIKVIKRNAFGFRNFENFKKRILIAINIKKEAL; encoded by the coding sequence ATGGAACAACTAAATCTTATCACAAATTTTCTCAAAATAAAAGACAAAAATATCACTATCACTAATGAATGCGACATGGGAACACACTTAGAACTCCACGGTCACTTGGATTACACAGCCCCTAAATGCCCTTCCTGCAAGGGACAAATGGCTAAGTACGACTTCCAGAAAGCCTCTAAAATCCCCTACTTAGAAACTGCTGGCTACCCGCTACTTATCCGCCTTCGAAAGCGTCGTTTCAAGTGCAAAGACTGTGGGAAAATAGCGGTCGCTGAAACTCCTATTGTTAAGAAGAACCATCAAATCTCTGTCGCTGTCAACCAGAAAATCGCACAATTACTCATCGAAAAGCAAGCAATGACACATATCGCACACAGACTCTCCATTTCTACATCTACAGTTATTCGAAAACTCAATGAGTTTAAATTTGAAACGGATTGGGATAAGCTTCCAGAAGTCATGTCCTGGGATGAGTATGCCTTCAAGAAAGGGAAAATGAGCTTTATCGCTCAAGATTTTGACACAAATAACATCATCGCTATCCTTGATGGAAGAACGCAAGCAACCATCCGAAATCACTTTCTGAGATACCCTAGAAAGGTCAGAAACCGCGTTAAAATCATCACTATGGACATGTTTAGCCCTTACTATCAACTAGCCAAACAACTTTTTCCTCATGCTAAAATCGTGCTGGATCGCTTCCACGTTGTGCAACATCTCAGCCGTGCTATGAACCGTGTCCGTACCCAAATCATGAATGCTTTTGACCGCAAATCGCATGAATACAAGACGCTCAAACGCTACTGGAAACTGGTACAACAAGATAGCCGTAAACTCAGTGACAAGCGGTTTTATCGCCCAACCTTTCGCATGCATTTGACCAATAAGGAAATCTTAGACAAGCTCCTATCCTACTCAGATGAGTTACGACAACATTATGAACTCTATCAACTTCTTTTATTCCATTTCCAAGAGAAGAACTCAGATCATTTCTTTGACCTAATTGAACAAGAAATAGCCACTGTTAACCCTATTTTCCAGACGGTATTTAAGACGTTTCTAAAGGATAAGGACAAGGTTTTAAATGCCTTGAAATTACCTTATTCCAACGCTAAATTGGAAGCTACCAATAATCTTATCAAAGTCATCAAGCGTAATGCCTTTGGATTTCGGAACTTTGAAAACTTCAAAAAGCGGATTTTGATTGCCATCAATATCAAAAAAGAGGCTCTATAA
- a CDS encoding ISL3 family transposase yields MEQLNLITNFLKMKDKNITITNECDMGTHLELHGHLDYTAPKCPSCKGQMAKYDFQKASKIPYLETAGYPLLIRLRKRRFKCKDCGKIAVAETPIVKKNHQISVAVNQKIAQLLIEKQAMTHIAHRLSISTSTVIRKLNEFKFETDWDKLPEVMSWDEYAFKKGKMSFIAQDFDTNNIIAILDGRTQATIRNHFLRYPRKVRNRVKIITMDMFSPYYQLAKQLFPHAKIVLDRFHVVQHLSRAMNRVRTQIMNAFDRKSHEYKTLKRYWKLVQQDSRKLSDKRFYRPTFRMHLTNKEILDKLLSYSDELRQHYELYQLLLFHFQEKNSDHFFDLIEQEIATVNPIFQTVFKTFLKDKDKVLNALELPYSNAKLEATNNLIKVIKRNAFGFRNFENFKKRILIAINIKKEKTNLVLSRC; encoded by the coding sequence ATGGAACAACTAAATCTTATCACAAATTTTCTCAAAATGAAAGACAAAAATATCACTATCACTAATGAATGCGACATGGGAACACACTTAGAACTCCACGGTCACTTGGATTACACAGCCCCTAAATGCCCTTCCTGCAAGGGACAAATGGCTAAGTACGACTTCCAGAAAGCCTCTAAAATCCCCTACTTAGAAACTGCTGGCTACCCGCTACTTATCCGCCTTCGAAAGCGTCGTTTCAAGTGCAAAGACTGTGGGAAAATAGCGGTCGCTGAAACTCCTATTGTTAAGAAGAACCATCAAATCTCTGTCGCTGTCAACCAGAAAATCGCACAATTACTCATCGAAAAGCAAGCAATGACACATATCGCACACAGACTCTCCATTTCTACATCTACAGTTATTCGAAAACTCAATGAGTTTAAATTTGAAACGGATTGGGATAAGCTTCCAGAAGTCATGTCCTGGGATGAGTATGCCTTCAAGAAAGGGAAAATGAGCTTTATCGCTCAAGATTTTGACACAAATAACATCATCGCTATCCTTGATGGAAGAACGCAAGCAACCATCCGAAATCACTTTCTGAGATACCCTAGAAAGGTCAGAAACCGCGTTAAAATCATCACTATGGACATGTTTAGCCCTTACTATCAACTAGCCAAACAACTTTTTCCTCATGCTAAAATCGTGCTGGATCGCTTCCACGTTGTGCAACATCTCAGCCGTGCTATGAACCGTGTCCGTACCCAAATCATGAATGCTTTTGACCGCAAATCGCATGAATACAAGACGCTCAAACGCTACTGGAAACTGGTACAACAAGATAGCCGTAAACTCAGTGACAAGCGGTTTTATCGCCCTACTTTTCGCATGCATTTGACCAATAAGGAAATCTTAGACAAGCTCCTATCCTACTCAGATGAGTTACGACAACATTATGAACTCTATCAACTTCTTTTATTCCATTTCCAAGAGAAAAACTCAGATCATTTCTTTGACCTAATTGAGCAAGAAATAGCCACTGTTAACCCTATTTTCCAGACGGTATTTAAGACGTTTCTAAAGGATAAGGACAAGGTTTTAAACGCCTTGGAATTGCCTTATTCCAACGCTAAATTGGAAGCTACCAATAATCTTATCAAAGTCATCAAGCGTAATGCCTTTGGATTTCGGAACTTTGAAAACTTCAAAAAGCGGATTTTGATTGCCATCAATATCAAAAAAGAGAAGACCAACTTGGTCCTCTCTAGATGTTAG
- a CDS encoding LPXTG cell wall anchor domain-containing protein: MNKKKLFLAGLASVTLLGAAQAAYTISVSAQGTEMDAQEAAKKAATILVKDKNGQPAPGVTVELASITATGTSKVGSMVTNDQGVAIFNNLTAGLKYKATVMGNDAYTAGDGSSNEFTHDGKLATGSTASLTVEKVVKDTENTENTGSTEDSGNGVVSVPTSSAVFRVQDKEGKPVEGATVAATDPNGDKKEGKTGKDGNVILDKLAVDVEYAVKVTAVPEGYKLPDSEQKLTVGKAATNNSLALSVEKVSKKHEVLNENLRNDKPELAGSSHVVVKVVDNSHTPVPGATVKLFAPGGTEAYKTATADEFGNANFAGVLPGDYTAVVASVPEGYEESKFELPVKAVEHETTNDFITVAKKEAPKNYSVLPDNNEVLKPELSNLEGSSQVVVKVVDNSHTPVPGATVKLFVPGAEGTYKTVTADEFGNAVFTGVLPGDYSAALTSVPEGYELTNFELSVKAVEHETTEDFITVNKKVEQQNKNEEEPNTSVAQVRVKVVDEAGKPVPNVSVDVLVNGKAATYTTNDQGVLELTTNGGAMVRYRIATLPAGYEYVMYNGSPVSNQGMLTANAASLQERTLVLKNVGGKHHSTGPDEVPTVDLPKLDLDNLQQNDVLPEGEAKVIVAVVDYADQSKPLAGVGIKVTVGGKEYRLTTGADGTITIPAKDGETVAYEIVDPGNNGYGFVEYGGMPVSHKGEVKALKVRDEKRTLVLTKGGAAPSGPQGPIQGPGMRHKPGSTTTSTNTPPAPVGGPKATTTSTNTAPAPGNTTKPGMSTSTAKAAASSDKAAAKKEEDKKVLPKTGDASSLLTVVGTVLSGLGLAGVAKRRKK; the protein is encoded by the coding sequence ATGAATAAAAAGAAACTCTTTTTAGCAGGGTTAGCGAGCGTGACGTTGCTAGGAGCAGCGCAGGCAGCATACACGATTTCTGTCTCCGCACAAGGGACAGAAATGGATGCACAGGAAGCGGCAAAAAAGGCTGCTACTATCCTAGTTAAAGACAAAAATGGTCAGCCAGCCCCAGGTGTAACTGTTGAACTAGCATCTATTACCGCTACTGGTACCAGTAAGGTTGGAAGTATGGTAACAAATGACCAAGGAGTTGCAATATTTAATAATCTTACTGCAGGTCTTAAATACAAGGCTACAGTGATGGGGAACGATGCTTATACAGCTGGAGACGGCAGTAGCAACGAATTCACACATGATGGTAAACTTGCAACAGGAAGCACAGCTTCCCTAACAGTTGAAAAAGTAGTGAAAGACACAGAAAACACAGAAAACACAGGAAGCACAGAAGATTCAGGTAATGGTGTGGTTTCGGTACCAACTTCTTCTGCAGTTTTCCGTGTTCAAGATAAGGAAGGTAAGCCAGTAGAAGGTGCGACCGTTGCAGCAACAGACCCTAATGGTGATAAAAAAGAAGGAAAAACAGGCAAAGACGGAAATGTAATCTTAGACAAATTAGCTGTTGATGTTGAGTATGCCGTGAAAGTCACTGCAGTACCAGAAGGGTACAAACTACCAGACTCAGAGCAAAAACTAACTGTTGGTAAGGCTGCGACAAACAACAGTTTAGCACTTAGCGTTGAAAAAGTATCTAAAAAACACGAAGTTCTAAATGAGAACCTACGTAACGACAAGCCTGAATTAGCAGGTTCATCACACGTCGTTGTTAAAGTTGTAGACAACTCCCACACACCAGTTCCAGGTGCGACAGTTAAATTGTTTGCACCAGGTGGTACTGAAGCTTACAAGACAGCTACAGCAGATGAGTTTGGTAATGCAAACTTTGCAGGAGTGCTTCCAGGAGACTATACAGCAGTAGTTGCAAGCGTTCCAGAAGGATATGAAGAAAGCAAGTTTGAATTACCTGTAAAAGCAGTTGAGCATGAGACTACCAATGATTTTATTACAGTCGCTAAAAAAGAAGCACCTAAAAATTACTCAGTTCTACCTGATAATAACGAGGTTTTGAAACCAGAATTATCTAACTTAGAAGGTTCATCACAAGTCGTTGTTAAAGTTGTAGACAACTCCCACACTCCAGTTCCAGGTGCGACAGTTAAATTGTTTGTACCAGGTGCTGAAGGTACTTATAAGACAGTTACAGCAGATGAATTTGGTAATGCAGTCTTCACAGGAGTGTTACCAGGAGACTATTCAGCAGCACTTACAAGTGTTCCAGAAGGATATGAGTTAACTAACTTTGAATTATCTGTAAAAGCAGTTGAGCATGAGACTACCGAGGACTTTATTACAGTCAATAAAAAGGTAGAACAACAAAACAAGAATGAGGAAGAACCTAACACTTCAGTAGCGCAAGTACGCGTTAAAGTTGTCGATGAAGCTGGTAAACCAGTACCAAACGTATCAGTTGATGTTTTGGTAAATGGTAAAGCTGCAACTTACACAACAAATGATCAAGGTGTCCTCGAATTGACAACGAATGGTGGTGCAATGGTTCGCTACCGTATTGCAACACTTCCAGCAGGTTATGAGTATGTAATGTACAATGGTAGCCCAGTTAGCAACCAAGGTATGTTAACAGCTAATGCAGCTAGCTTGCAAGAACGTACTCTTGTATTGAAAAATGTTGGAGGTAAGCACCATTCTACTGGTCCAGATGAAGTTCCAACGGTTGATCTTCCAAAACTAGATCTAGATAATTTACAACAAAATGATGTACTTCCAGAAGGTGAAGCAAAAGTTATCGTGGCAGTTGTAGACTACGCAGACCAAAGCAAACCACTTGCAGGCGTTGGTATCAAAGTAACTGTAGGTGGAAAAGAGTACCGTTTGACAACAGGTGCAGATGGTACGATCACAATCCCAGCTAAAGACGGTGAAACAGTTGCATATGAAATTGTAGACCCAGGAAATAACGGCTACGGATTTGTAGAATACGGTGGAATGCCAGTGAGCCACAAAGGTGAAGTGAAAGCTCTTAAAGTTCGTGATGAAAAACGTACCCTTGTTCTTACAAAAGGTGGAGCAGCACCAAGCGGCCCACAAGGACCTATCCAAGGCCCAGGTATGCGTCATAAACCTGGTTCAACAACCACAAGCACAAATACTCCACCAGCTCCAGTAGGTGGACCAAAAGCAACAACTACAAGCACAAATACTGCTCCAGCTCCAGGTAACACTACTAAACCAGGCATGAGCACTTCAACAGCGAAAGCAGCTGCATCATCAGATAAAGCAGCAGCTAAGAAAGAAGAAGACAAGAAAGTATTGCCTAAGACAGGTGATGCAAGCTCACTTCTTACAGTTGTAGGAACAGTTCTTTCAGGTTTGGGTCTTGCAGGAGTAGCAAAACGCCGTAAAAAATAA
- the nifJ gene encoding pyruvate:ferredoxin (flavodoxin) oxidoreductase produces MSRQEIMDGNMAAAHVAYAFSEVAGIYPITPSSTMGESVDIWQTEGRQNLFGRSLKIVEMQSEAGVAGFIHGSLKSGALTTTFTSSQGLLLMLPNMYKIAGELLPTVFHVAARSVSTNALSIFGDHSDVMSVRQSGFAMLAESTVQEVMDLAAVAHLASLETSVPFVSFFDGFSTSHEMQKIHVLEYDDMRNLINQEALEVFRSRGMNPNHPTVSGTNQGPDLHFQQRETVNRHYDILPYVVKKYMTEINRLRGTTYDLVTYYGHSEATELIVAMGSVSTTIEQVVDYLNQNGRKVGVIQIHLYRPFPIDVFLQKIPKTIKAIAVLDRTKEPGAVGEPLFMDVQAAFYESEQRPVIIGGRYGIGSKDTTPDQIVAVYDELKQTKPKKHFTIGIKDDVTGLSLPALPVLDLTPADTFQAKFWGLGGDGAVSVNKSIIKIIGEQTERQIQAYFYYDSRKQNGVTVSHLRTGNKPIQSHYFVQHMDFVGLTTQIYLRQFDVLKGLKKGGIFLLNTTWTKEQVSKRLPAHIKKYLADNEIQFYIINAYKIAHEVGLTQKFSICMQAAFFQLTQLLPIEKALAWMQEEVAKSYGKKSEELVEQNLRAIALSIHALEKVDVPKEWRTCEEAAKKTVVPSSYVQEIQTPINRLEGQSVSVGQLVKHGMVAGDIPLGTAPQEKRSLALEVPQWDPNHCVQCSRCSFVCPHAAIRPFLVEEDELNTAPEGYRVMDFKGKDGLMYRIQVSVENCTGCELCVNACPAKGKALKMVPASVENEEALKQEAINWAFSMTLRAKENPAKPGTVAYTQFEQPLLEFSGACPGCGETPYVKLLTQLFGDRMMIANATGCSSIWGAMAPTTPYSTNKCGQGPAWSNSLLEDNAEFGYGMMIANTTRRKALIPLVQKAMTVASTELCNLLQDWLDHIDEGRGTRARSAKLISLLEEELSDSNPILQELYAKRDLFVKPSQWIVGGDGWAYDIGYGGLDHVLASGADVNILVLDNEVYSNTGGHVSKGTPTSAIARFSSSGNRGRKKDLGMMAMTYGNVYVAQVANGANPIQVIKAFEEAENYPGPSIIIAYVPCIAHGLEFGMKKTLEEAKEAVESGYWSLYRYNPILAEQDKNPMILDFKRPKFDRMLDFMLKQERFSSLRRVNPSEADKLFQQTIGHARRRFKNYATLSGDYETFLKNEQKTQDKPRVSSTSSSPDSLDRILKTLHF; encoded by the coding sequence ATGTCACGTCAAGAAATCATGGATGGTAACATGGCTGCAGCCCATGTTGCCTATGCGTTTAGTGAGGTTGCAGGGATTTACCCTATTACCCCTAGTTCTACAATGGGAGAGAGTGTCGATATTTGGCAGACTGAAGGTCGTCAAAATCTATTTGGTCGCTCCTTAAAAATTGTCGAGATGCAATCAGAGGCAGGGGTAGCAGGTTTTATACATGGCTCTTTAAAATCAGGGGCTCTTACAACTACGTTTACCTCCTCACAAGGGCTCTTGTTAATGCTACCGAATATGTATAAAATCGCTGGTGAGTTACTACCAACCGTTTTTCACGTTGCGGCTCGCTCGGTTTCAACCAATGCTTTAAGTATTTTTGGAGACCATAGTGACGTGATGTCTGTTCGTCAGTCAGGTTTTGCCATGTTGGCAGAAAGTACGGTTCAAGAAGTCATGGACTTGGCAGCGGTAGCTCATTTAGCCAGTCTCGAAACTAGTGTACCATTTGTAAGTTTTTTTGATGGCTTTTCGACTAGTCATGAGATGCAAAAAATCCATGTCTTAGAATATGATGATATGAGAAACCTCATCAATCAAGAAGCACTGGAGGTATTTCGTTCTAGGGGAATGAATCCGAATCATCCCACTGTATCTGGTACAAATCAAGGTCCAGATTTGCATTTTCAACAGAGGGAAACAGTCAATCGTCATTACGACATTCTTCCCTACGTTGTCAAAAAATATATGACAGAGATCAATCGTCTGCGTGGAACAACATACGATTTAGTCACCTATTATGGGCATTCGGAAGCCACGGAGTTGATTGTTGCAATGGGTTCAGTTTCAACGACGATTGAGCAAGTTGTTGATTACTTGAATCAAAACGGTCGAAAGGTTGGCGTTATCCAGATTCATCTTTACCGGCCATTTCCAATAGACGTTTTTTTGCAAAAAATTCCCAAAACGATAAAAGCAATAGCAGTTCTCGATCGGACTAAGGAACCTGGTGCAGTTGGAGAGCCCTTGTTTATGGATGTTCAAGCTGCTTTTTATGAAAGTGAGCAACGGCCAGTGATTATTGGAGGGCGTTATGGTATCGGTTCAAAAGATACAACTCCGGATCAGATTGTAGCAGTCTATGATGAATTAAAACAGACTAAGCCCAAAAAACATTTTACGATTGGAATTAAAGACGATGTGACGGGGCTTTCTCTTCCTGCTCTCCCAGTTCTTGATTTAACACCAGCAGATACATTTCAGGCAAAATTCTGGGGATTGGGCGGAGATGGCGCAGTTAGTGTGAATAAATCTATTATTAAAATTATTGGTGAGCAGACAGAAAGACAGATTCAAGCCTATTTTTATTATGACTCCAGGAAACAAAACGGTGTGACAGTCTCGCATTTACGGACAGGAAATAAGCCGATTCAGTCTCACTATTTTGTACAACATATGGATTTTGTCGGCTTAACGACTCAGATTTATCTCCGTCAGTTTGATGTATTAAAAGGTCTGAAAAAAGGAGGAATTTTTCTTCTTAATACAACTTGGACCAAGGAACAGGTTTCAAAACGTTTACCGGCTCATATCAAAAAATATTTAGCAGATAATGAAATTCAATTTTATATCATCAATGCCTACAAAATTGCTCACGAAGTGGGCTTAACTCAGAAATTTAGCATTTGCATGCAAGCAGCTTTTTTTCAGCTCACCCAATTACTGCCGATAGAAAAAGCACTTGCATGGATGCAAGAAGAAGTCGCCAAGTCTTACGGCAAAAAATCTGAGGAATTAGTTGAACAAAATCTGCGTGCTATTGCCCTATCTATCCATGCATTGGAAAAAGTAGATGTACCAAAAGAGTGGCGAACTTGCGAAGAGGCTGCTAAAAAAACTGTAGTACCATCGAGCTATGTTCAAGAAATTCAAACTCCTATCAATAGACTAGAAGGACAATCAGTCTCTGTCGGACAGCTAGTTAAGCACGGAATGGTAGCTGGAGATATTCCACTAGGGACTGCCCCACAAGAAAAACGAAGTCTGGCCTTGGAAGTGCCCCAATGGGATCCGAATCATTGTGTGCAGTGTAGTCGTTGTTCCTTTGTTTGCCCTCATGCAGCTATTCGTCCATTTTTGGTAGAGGAAGACGAGTTAAATACCGCGCCAGAAGGGTACAGGGTCATGGATTTCAAAGGAAAAGATGGTCTCATGTATCGGATTCAAGTTTCTGTTGAAAATTGTACTGGTTGTGAACTCTGTGTGAATGCGTGTCCTGCAAAGGGAAAAGCTTTGAAAATGGTACCTGCTTCGGTAGAAAATGAAGAAGCTTTAAAACAAGAAGCAATCAACTGGGCATTTTCTATGACATTACGTGCAAAAGAAAATCCTGCTAAACCAGGAACAGTAGCTTATACACAATTTGAACAGCCTTTGTTAGAGTTTTCTGGAGCCTGCCCAGGGTGTGGAGAAACACCTTATGTCAAGTTGCTGACTCAGTTGTTCGGAGATCGCATGATGATCGCAAATGCAACAGGTTGCTCTTCTATTTGGGGTGCCATGGCTCCCACAACACCCTATAGTACCAATAAATGTGGTCAGGGACCCGCTTGGAGCAATTCATTGTTAGAGGATAATGCAGAGTTTGGTTACGGGATGATGATTGCTAACACAACACGTCGAAAAGCTTTGATTCCTCTAGTACAGAAGGCAATGACTGTCGCAAGTACAGAACTATGTAATTTACTTCAAGATTGGCTAGACCATATTGATGAAGGAAGAGGGACTAGGGCACGCAGTGCTAAGCTAATCAGTCTCTTGGAAGAAGAATTGTCCGATAGTAATCCGATTCTTCAAGAGCTGTATGCAAAACGTGATTTGTTTGTCAAACCTTCTCAATGGATAGTAGGAGGAGACGGATGGGCTTATGACATTGGATATGGAGGTCTAGATCATGTTCTTGCCAGTGGTGCAGACGTCAATATTCTTGTCCTTGACAATGAAGTCTACTCAAATACAGGCGGTCACGTTTCAAAAGGTACACCAACATCTGCTATCGCACGCTTTTCATCTTCTGGAAATCGTGGTAGAAAAAAAGATTTAGGCATGATGGCTATGACGTATGGCAATGTTTATGTTGCTCAAGTCGCTAATGGAGCAAATCCTATTCAGGTTATTAAGGCATTTGAGGAAGCTGAAAACTACCCAGGTCCATCTATTATTATTGCTTACGTACCTTGTATTGCCCATGGTCTTGAATTTGGCATGAAAAAAACTCTGGAAGAAGCAAAGGAAGCAGTTGAGTCTGGATATTGGTCCCTTTATCGATACAATCCAATCTTGGCAGAACAGGATAAAAATCCAATGATTCTCGACTTTAAACGTCCTAAGTTTGATAGAATGCTTGATTTTATGTTAAAACAAGAAAGGTTTTCTTCTTTGAGGCGTGTCAATCCAAGTGAAGCTGACAAACTCTTTCAGCAAACAATTGGACATGCTAGACGACGGTTTAAAAATTATGCTACCCTCTCAGGAGACTATGAAACTTTTCTTAAAAACGAGCAAAAAACACAGGATAAACCAAGAGTTTCCTCAACAAGCTCTAGTCCAGATTCTCTTGATAGGATTCTAAAAACATTACATTTTTAA
- the eutM gene encoding ethanolamine utilization microcompartment protein EutM, translating into MHSEALGMVETKGLIGSIEAADAMVKAANVTLIGKEHVGGGLVTVMVRGDVGAVKAATDAGAAAAQRVGELVSVHVIPRPHVEVETILPKSN; encoded by the coding sequence ATGCACTCAGAAGCATTAGGAATGGTTGAAACAAAAGGCTTGATTGGCTCTATTGAAGCGGCCGATGCCATGGTCAAAGCAGCCAACGTAACATTGATTGGAAAAGAACATGTCGGTGGTGGCCTCGTAACCGTTATGGTTCGTGGTGATGTAGGAGCTGTAAAAGCAGCGACAGATGCAGGCGCAGCTGCCGCTCAACGTGTTGGCGAACTTGTTTCTGTTCACGTTATCCCACGCCCACATGTGGAAGTGGAAACTATTTTACCAAAGAGTAATTAA
- the eutM gene encoding ethanolamine utilization microcompartment protein EutM, with product MHSEALGMVETKGLIGSIEAADAMVKAANVTLIGKEHVGGGLVTVMVRGDVGAVKAATDAGAAAAQRVGELVSVHVIPRPHVEVELVLPHKN from the coding sequence ATGCACTCAGAAGCATTAGGAATGGTTGAAACAAAAGGCTTGATTGGCTCTATTGAAGCGGCCGATGCCATGGTCAAAGCAGCCAACGTAACATTGATTGGAAAAGAACATGTCGGTGGTGGTCTCGTAACTGTTATGGTTCGTGGCGATGTAGGAGCTGTAAAAGCAGCGACAGATGCAGGCGCAGCCGCCGCTCAACGTGTTGGCGAACTTGTCTCTGTTCACGTTATCCCACGCCCACATGTGGAAGTGGAATTAGTTTTACCCCATAAAAACTAA
- the eutM gene encoding ethanolamine utilization microcompartment protein EutM has product MNSEALGMVETKGLIGSIEAADAMVKAANVTLIGKEHVGGGLVTVMVRGDVGAVKAATDAGAAAAQRVGELVSVHVIPRPHVEVELVLPHKN; this is encoded by the coding sequence ATGAATTCAGAAGCATTAGGAATGGTTGAAACAAAAGGCTTGATTGGCTCTATTGAAGCGGCCGATGCCATGGTCAAAGCAGCCAACGTAACATTGATTGGAAAAGAACATGTCGGTGGTGGTCTCGTAACTGTTATGGTTCGTGGCGATGTAGGAGCTGTAAAAGCAGCGACAGATGCAGGCGCAGCCGCCGCTCAACGTGTTGGCGAACTTGTCTCTGTTCACGTTATCCCACGCCCACATGTGGAAGTAGAATTAGTTTTACCACATAAAAACTAA
- a CDS encoding phosphate propanoyltransferase, producing MDADLESLLYKVVNHLSGIEEGVSPTEPVSETTYQVENENDFAIPLGVSNHHVHLSQADADILFGRYYNFKKMKDLSQPGQFALEECVMVAGSKGIIEKVRILGPVRKETQVELTTTDCFKIGVKAPLRLSGELENTPGCTIIGPAGSVQLTKGCIVAKRHIHMSPTDAQRFGVQDNQNVSLELPGERGGIIHNVIIRVKDTFALECHLDTEEANALGVTGKSKLRLIK from the coding sequence ATGGATGCAGATTTAGAAAGCCTGCTTTATAAGGTAGTGAACCATCTGAGCGGTATCGAGGAAGGAGTTTCTCCAACAGAGCCGGTTTCAGAAACGACCTATCAAGTAGAAAATGAAAATGACTTTGCTATTCCTCTAGGAGTTTCCAATCATCATGTGCATTTATCACAAGCTGATGCAGATATCCTCTTTGGACGTTATTACAATTTCAAAAAAATGAAAGATCTTTCCCAACCAGGACAATTTGCTTTGGAAGAATGTGTGATGGTCGCAGGCTCAAAAGGAATCATTGAAAAAGTTCGCATTCTTGGTCCGGTTCGAAAAGAGACACAGGTTGAATTAACAACGACAGATTGCTTTAAAATAGGAGTTAAAGCTCCATTACGACTTTCAGGAGAATTAGAAAACACTCCTGGTTGTACCATTATCGGTCCTGCAGGATCTGTTCAACTAACTAAAGGTTGTATCGTTGCTAAGCGGCATATTCATATGTCTCCAACAGACGCTCAACGTTTCGGTGTTCAGGATAATCAAAATGTATCTTTGGAATTACCAGGCGAGCGCGGAGGTATTATCCATAATGTTATTATCCGTGTAAAGGATACCTTTGCACTGGAATGCCATTTGGATACAGAAGAAGCAAATGCCCTTGGAGTAACTGGCAAGAGTAAATTGCGATTAATAAAATAA